The Falco rusticolus isolate bFalRus1 chromosome 4, bFalRus1.pri, whole genome shotgun sequence genome includes the window CTGGGATATGATTCAGAGGTAGCCATGCTCCTCctaccttcctcctcctccctacCTCTACCTGGAGAAGGGATTTTGGAGCTGCACCATGCAGGGAGAGACCCTGCCTGGCCCATGTGGGTGGCCAGCCTGCCTCTTGTGGGTGGTAGCTTTGACCAGCTGCGTAAGAAACGCCTAAAAGGACAAGCAGAGACTGTATTGTAGCTACTCAATGGAAATGCAGTAGCAGCAACATGTTTGCCTCTCCCTTCCAGTTCTGGATCCTGCCCAGCATCCTTGGCAGCTCCATCCTCTACATCCTCTCTGATGACCGGTGGGAAACTATCTCAGCCTGGATCTATGGCTTTGGCTTGTCCAGCCTCTTCATCGTCTCCACCATCTTCCACACCATCTCCTGGAAGAAGAGACATCTCAGGTACCAGCCCTGGTTGCTCGGGGCTCGGGAAGGGGCAGAGGGTCTGGAGGCccctggtgctgcaggctgtgACCCATCTGTCTGCCCGTTCTGCAGGACCGTGGAGCACTGCTTGCACATGTTTGACAGGATGGTGATCTACTTCTTCATCGCAGCATCGTACGCTCCCTGGTGAGTTGCCTGTGGGTGTGGGCCATCGGTTGGCCCCCCCCCCAGAGGGGAGAAAATCAAAGAGGGGTTTCCACAGATAGAGTTTCTCTCTCCGGCTTTGGCTCTGCTCAAGGCTTTCCACAAAACTTCCCTATCTGATAGATTCCAATCCCTTTAGGTTGAAGTTACAAGTTGGGAAGGTCCTTTGGTGGGACAGTCATGGGGGTGAGGGCAGCATTTCCCTGGCACCTCGCTGCTTGCAGCCCAGACCGGGGTGCTGCCCCACACCTGCCTCACCGCAGATGGGTCTTGCAGGCTGAACCTGAGGGAGCTGGGTCCCTGGGCCTCTCACATGCGCTGGATCATCTGGATCATGGCATCTATCGGGACTGTCTACGTCTTCTTCTTCCATGAGCGGTGAGTGCCTTCACCTGGTCCTGCGCTGGTGGGTGTTGCAGAGGCCAGCTCAtctctgccagcccctcctAATGTCCTGACGGTagtggagctgcagcagagagcaagaaggatggagccagccagccagccagctagCTAGGCACAGGGTCCCTGGGAAGCCTCCTGGTCAGCTGGCAGTGGAGAGCTTCCTTGGACCACATGCTTCCCCATCCGCACCCTGGTTGTAGGACGCACCCTGGTTGTAGGACGGTTGGTGGCAGGGATGTGGCAGCAGGGACGTGCTGCCGTGAGTTGCTTCTTCCACATGGTGGCaccaaataaaaagcaaaaggccCCAGATGTCCCCGTAGCCCCAAGCCTGGCCCTGAGCTGGCAGCTCCCAAGCCAGGGTGGGGGTCTGTCACCCTGGAGAGCAGGgggccagccccgccgcggTGGTGGCTCACACATGGGGACACGGGACCTGCCGTGATGGCACCTCCACCCCTTTTCCTGTAGCACGGCCGTGGGCATTACAAGCATAAACCCTGATGCTCCCTCTGCACTTGCATCCAAGCACCTTCTCTGTTGGCCGCAGGTACAAGCTGGTGGAGCTGGTGTGCTACGTTATCATGGGCTTCTTCCCTGCCTTGGTCATCCTCTCCATGGTAAGCCACTGCTGGAAGCACACGGGCTCGGCGCGAGGGACATATCCCAGTGGGACCAGTTTGTCTCCTTTGGGTTGACGTGGTCCAGGCTGTGTGATGGATAAAGCCATCCCCAAATACGATGTGTCCCAGTTTGGTTTAGCAAGTGCTTTGGGTGCCCAGCAGATACCACGTGCATCTCCAGCAggcttcctctcctccctcccgTCCGTGGCGTTGAAACCCCACCAGCAAGGCCGGGCTTCTGGGTCCCCACTGCCTTGCTGGAGGGGAGGGTGTAGCAGGAGGAAGAGCGAGggtcctgcctgcaccctgcagctggggcCATGCTTCTGGTCTTGATGGAGCGGTGGGGAAAGGGCAGGCATGCCACGGCCACCGCTGAGCCCTTGCCTCCCTGCTTGCTCCCAGCCCAACAGGGATGGCCTCCCAGAGCTGGTGGCCGGCGGACTCTTCTACTGCCTGGGCATGGTCTTCTTCAAAAGTGACGGCCGCATCCCCTTCGCCCATGCCATCTGGCACCTCTTCGTGGCCATCGGAGCTGGCATTCACTACTATGCCATTTGGAGGTACCTCTACCAGCCTGGCACGCTGGAGGCTAAAACATCCCGTTAGACGCCTTAAAGACATCGTTTGTGCCAACTGGCACATGGG containing:
- the MMD2 gene encoding monocyte to macrophage differentiation factor 2 isoform X2, coding for MFVSRVLDFQKTRYARFMNHRVPSNCRYQPTEYEHAANCATHAFWILPSILGSSILYILSDDRWETISAWIYGFGLSSLFIVSTIFHTISWKKRHLRTVEHCLHMFDRMVIYFFIAASYAPWLNLRELGPWASHMRWIIWIMASIGTVYVFFFHERYKLVELVCYVIMGFFPALVILSMPNRDGLPELVAGGLFYCLGMVFFKSDGRIPFAHAIWHLFVAIGAGIHYYAIWRYLYQPGTLEAKTSR
- the MMD2 gene encoding monocyte to macrophage differentiation factor 2 isoform X1, producing the protein MFVSRVLDFQKTRYARFMNHRVPSNCRYQPTEYEHAANCATHAFWILPSILGSSILYILSDDRWETISAWIYGFGLSSLFIVSTIFHTISWKKRHLRYQPWLLGAREGAEGLEAPGAAGCDPSVCPFCRTVEHCLHMFDRMVIYFFIAASYAPWLNLRELGPWASHMRWIIWIMASIGTVYVFFFHERYKLVELVCYVIMGFFPALVILSMPNRDGLPELVAGGLFYCLGMVFFKSDGRIPFAHAIWHLFVAIGAGIHYYAIWRYLYQPGTLEAKTSR